A genomic region of Leptotrichia hofstadii contains the following coding sequences:
- a CDS encoding PspA/IM30 family protein codes for MAGILERFKTIMSSNINALLDKMEDPEKMIDQYLRDMEKDLGSVKAETVAVMAQESAAKRKVAECEDEIKKMESYAKKALQAGNEADARMFLEKKESIRIKLESLEKEKMIAVENSLKMREMHDKLTSDIQKLNAKRNEIKSKIKMAKSAQKINSMSSSAGISGKMDSFNSIEEKVDRMLDEANASMELNSPKKDEVDDLMKKYDSGESESSSAVDEELERLKKEMGL; via the coding sequence AAAATGGAGGATCCTGAAAAAATGATAGATCAGTATCTAAGAGATATGGAAAAGGATCTAGGTAGTGTAAAGGCTGAAACTGTTGCTGTAATGGCACAGGAAAGCGCTGCGAAGAGAAAAGTTGCAGAATGCGAAGACGAGATTAAAAAAATGGAAAGTTATGCGAAAAAGGCTCTTCAAGCAGGAAATGAAGCGGATGCAAGAATGTTCTTGGAAAAGAAGGAGTCTATCAGGATAAAGCTGGAGTCTTTAGAAAAGGAAAAAATGATTGCGGTTGAAAATTCTTTGAAAATGCGAGAAATGCATGATAAACTTACATCAGATATACAAAAACTTAATGCAAAAAGAAATGAAATAAAATCCAAAATAAAAATGGCAAAATCTGCACAAAAAATTAATTCAATGTCATCTTCTGCTGGAATAAGCGGGAAAATGGATTCATTTAACTCTATTGAAGAAAAAGTGGATAGAATGCTAGACGAAGCAAATGCGTCTATGGAACTTAATTCGCCTAAAAAAGATGAAGTGGATGATCTTATGAAAAAATATGACAGTGGAGAATCAGAAAGTTCATCAGCAGTTGATGAAGAACTGGAAAGATTGAAAAAGGAAATGGGTTTATAA
- a CDS encoding SPFH domain-containing protein, with product MGLFGNQLANVVEWEQFNDEMIFWKWSNKEIKKGSRLIIRPGQDAIFLFNGKVEGVFENEGSYDIASQIVPFLSTLKGFKFGFNSGMRAEVLFVNTKEITVKWGTKNAINIPAPGLPGGMPIRAFGTMACKVDNHNVLIDKIAGIKQQFNIDDVKERVISMLDQLLMKWIAREGKDMFNLQINSFEIGNGIKEDMDFEMRKIGLSIPSFSISSFSYPEEVKRMQEKAAGQSMVGDVNKYTQMSMADSMENGGGAGNMAGSMAGMQMGMMMGQQMANQMNQSNQMQNRQQSAGSEQSAGNAAAPKFCPECGTKTNGSKFCPECGTKLY from the coding sequence ATGGGATTATTTGGCAATCAGCTTGCGAACGTAGTAGAATGGGAGCAATTTAATGATGAGATGATTTTTTGGAAATGGTCAAATAAGGAAATAAAAAAAGGTTCAAGATTAATTATAAGACCTGGACAGGATGCAATTTTTCTTTTTAATGGAAAAGTAGAAGGTGTGTTTGAAAATGAGGGGAGTTATGATATTGCCTCTCAAATTGTGCCTTTTCTATCAACATTGAAGGGGTTTAAATTCGGATTTAATTCGGGAATGAGAGCAGAAGTGCTTTTTGTCAATACAAAAGAAATCACTGTAAAGTGGGGAACCAAAAACGCCATTAATATTCCAGCGCCAGGACTTCCAGGAGGAATGCCAATAAGAGCCTTTGGTACAATGGCTTGTAAAGTTGATAACCATAACGTATTAATTGATAAAATTGCTGGAATTAAGCAGCAATTTAACATTGATGATGTAAAGGAAAGAGTAATTTCAATGTTAGATCAGCTTCTTATGAAATGGATAGCGAGAGAAGGAAAGGATATGTTCAATCTTCAGATAAATTCATTTGAAATAGGGAATGGAATAAAGGAGGATATGGACTTTGAAATGCGAAAAATAGGGCTTTCTATTCCTAGTTTTTCTATTTCCAGTTTCAGTTATCCAGAAGAAGTCAAGAGAATGCAGGAAAAGGCGGCAGGACAAAGTATGGTTGGAGATGTAAATAAATATACTCAAATGTCTATGGCTGACTCAATGGAAAATGGCGGAGGAGCAGGAAATATGGCTGGAAGTATGGCAGGTATGCAGATGGGAATGATGATGGGACAGCAGATGGCAAATCAGATGAACCAGTCAAATCAAATGCAAAACAGACAGCAATCTGCAGGAAGTGAACAATCAGCAGGAAACGCTGCCGCGCCAAAGTTCTGCCCGGAATGCGGTACAAAAACAAATGGCAGTAAATTCTGCCCAGAATGTGGAACTAAATTGTATTGA
- a CDS encoding TlpA family protein disulfide reductase, whose amino-acid sequence MKKLLVIISMFMVFLVGYGKNAEINVRKGAKLPSFELMDFNRTKIKSHKILNNGNPTLLVFVAEWCPHCQHELPEIQRFYEENKDSVNVAVVFISKNTTLADSKKFIDENGFTFPVYYDLDRSLINAFKIKSVPYNLKIQNSVIQDIQSGVVSYDKLSELFSSGN is encoded by the coding sequence ATGAAAAAATTATTAGTTATTATTTCAATGTTTATGGTATTTTTAGTTGGATATGGAAAAAATGCTGAAATTAATGTAAGAAAAGGAGCAAAGCTTCCAAGTTTTGAACTTATGGATTTTAACAGGACAAAAATAAAAAGCCACAAGATTTTAAACAATGGAAATCCTACACTGCTTGTATTTGTTGCCGAATGGTGTCCACATTGCCAGCATGAACTTCCTGAAATTCAAAGATTCTATGAAGAAAACAAGGACTCTGTAAATGTTGCCGTTGTTTTCATAAGCAAAAATACAACATTGGCAGATTCAAAGAAATTTATAGATGAAAATGGTTTCACTTTTCCTGTATACTACGATCTTGACAGATCTTTAATAAATGCTTTTAAAATTAAATCAGTTCCGTATAACTTAAAAATCCAAAATTCTGTGATTCAGGATATTCAAAGTGGTGTTGTAAGCTATGATAAATTAAGTGAGCTATTTTCTTCTGGAAATTAA
- a CDS encoding YiiG family protein, translating to MKKIGIIVIIMSVIVFLSLHKKKPEDEISKEPSKEQIVLEQNKEKYSKHIRFYNRILNIDKGLLYYFEDAGMDKKFKNIQNEDIAADIAIDKNFIDKLKELSESKEKKDELDKKAVAMLPILEKMLPVADEMRAYYKNKQYLQDNYEKAQTLHTQLLEALDKYNQVTKSYKEAFEKKSDEIKKLMIKDYDKRSQFITYNQFMFIEEGDKIIKEIHKQGLDASDFTAKGNVKKFKRMEEKMDKAFIKFEKSIKNTKQLGKEGYNPGDHSEFIQKANKFKQSVNVFIQRIEKKEKASHSSVSDSFFAQTEEGTPENVLANFNEVIKEHNKLLAKKTKK from the coding sequence ATGAAAAAAATAGGAATAATAGTGATAATAATGTCAGTTATTGTATTTTTATCATTACATAAAAAAAAGCCGGAAGATGAAATTTCAAAAGAACCTTCCAAAGAACAGATTGTATTGGAACAGAATAAGGAAAAATACAGTAAGCATATACGATTTTATAATCGAATTTTAAATATTGACAAAGGACTTTTGTATTATTTTGAAGATGCTGGAATGGATAAAAAATTTAAAAATATTCAAAATGAAGATATTGCAGCTGATATTGCAATTGATAAAAACTTTATTGATAAATTAAAAGAATTATCTGAAAGCAAAGAAAAAAAGGATGAATTGGATAAAAAAGCAGTGGCTATGCTTCCGATACTTGAGAAAATGCTGCCAGTTGCTGATGAAATGAGAGCATATTACAAAAATAAGCAGTATTTGCAGGACAATTATGAAAAAGCCCAGACTTTACATACGCAGCTGCTTGAGGCTTTGGATAAGTATAATCAAGTTACAAAAAGCTACAAGGAAGCATTTGAAAAAAAATCTGATGAAATTAAAAAGCTGATGATAAAGGATTATGACAAGAGAAGCCAGTTTATCACATATAATCAGTTTATGTTTATTGAAGAAGGTGACAAAATTATAAAGGAAATACATAAGCAAGGACTGGATGCAAGTGATTTTACTGCAAAAGGCAATGTAAAAAAATTCAAGAGAATGGAAGAAAAAATGGATAAAGCCTTTATAAAATTTGAAAAATCTATAAAAAATACAAAACAGCTTGGAAAAGAAGGATATAATCCTGGAGACCACAGTGAATTTATCCAGAAAGCAAATAAATTTAAGCAATCTGTAAATGTATTTATCCAAAGAATAGAGAAAAAGGAAAAAGCTTCGCATTCGTCTGTAAGTGATAGTTTCTTTGCACAGACTGAGGAAGGGACACCAGAAAATGTACTTGCAAACTTCAACGAAGTAATAAAGGAACACAACAAATTATTAGCGAAAAAAACTAAAAAATAA
- a CDS encoding OmpA family protein: MKKAVIFLVMAVGINAMAHLGEPCSLEEKKCVIRGFNIDGNVLNESEASTIREIVNDLNKYGKSGTIDVIGHTDSTGSQKHNLKLSETRAKNFARLMREFGLDKRFSFGKIKGEGANSPVDTDDRADGRYNNRRVEILLNNVEFETSGK; this comes from the coding sequence ATGAAGAAAGCAGTTATATTTTTGGTAATGGCAGTTGGAATAAATGCAATGGCACATTTAGGGGAACCTTGTTCGTTAGAAGAAAAAAAATGTGTTATAAGAGGTTTTAACATAGATGGAAATGTACTGAATGAGTCGGAAGCATCAACTATTAGAGAAATTGTCAATGATTTAAATAAATATGGTAAATCTGGAACAATTGATGTTATAGGGCATACAGATTCTACAGGTTCACAAAAACATAATTTAAAATTATCAGAAACAAGAGCAAAAAACTTTGCAAGATTAATGAGGGAATTTGGGCTGGATAAAAGATTTTCCTTTGGAAAAATAAAAGGCGAAGGAGCAAATTCGCCTGTAGATACAGACGATAGAGCTGATGGGAGATACAATAACCGAAGGGTTGAGATTCTTTTGAATAATGTGGAATTTGAAACTTCAGGAAAATAA
- a CDS encoding OmpA family protein → MKKLIILLMIVTGMSVQAEEILKKEEKVNTENTKYIPEPPKSTQIICGFPPCDLTYGKCVVRGFKVDGEKMNESESYDLKYIANMLNTHIEKGSLEIIGHTDSTGSKKHNLKLSLERAINAAKLLREYGLDKRFSIVKIIGKGGEEPMDTNETVEGRYNNRRIEIILNDLEYKESRFINE, encoded by the coding sequence ATGAAAAAATTAATTATACTTTTGATGATAGTAACAGGTATGAGTGTGCAGGCAGAGGAAATTTTAAAAAAAGAGGAAAAAGTTAATACGGAGAATACTAAGTATATTCCAGAACCCCCAAAGTCAACTCAGATAATTTGCGGTTTTCCACCTTGTGATTTGACATATGGAAAATGTGTAGTTCGTGGATTTAAGGTGGATGGAGAAAAAATGAATGAATCTGAAAGTTATGATTTGAAATACATTGCAAATATGCTTAATACCCATATAGAAAAAGGTTCTCTTGAAATTATAGGGCATACAGATTCAACTGGTTCAAAAAAACATAATCTAAAATTATCTTTGGAAAGGGCAATAAATGCGGCTAAATTATTGCGGGAATATGGATTAGATAAAAGATTTTCCATTGTGAAAATTATAGGAAAAGGTGGAGAGGAACCTATGGATACAAATGAAACTGTAGAAGGAAGATATAATAATAGAAGAATTGAAATCATTTTAAATGATTTGGAATATAAAGAATCAAGATTTATAAATGAATAA
- a CDS encoding SemiSWEET family transporter — protein MSEKNLKILGWIGTLLSVIMYVSYVPQIMGNLHGHKTFFLQPLAAAINCTIWTSYGLLKEKKDYPLSAANFPGVVFGLLATITAF, from the coding sequence ATGAGTGAAAAGAATTTAAAAATCTTAGGATGGATTGGAACATTACTTTCTGTAATAATGTATGTGTCTTATGTTCCACAAATAATGGGAAATTTGCACGGACACAAAACATTTTTTTTACAGCCTTTAGCAGCAGCAATTAACTGTACGATATGGACAAGTTATGGGCTTTTAAAGGAAAAAAAAGATTATCCTTTATCAGCAGCAAACTTTCCAGGGGTAGTCTTTGGGCTACTTGCAACGATTACAGCATTTTAG
- a CDS encoding valine--tRNA ligase — protein sequence MPNELNKVYSPNEIEDKWYKIWEEKGYFNAQHNAEKPGYSIAIPPPNVTGILHMGHMLNNSIQDAIIRYKRMSGFDTLWIPGMDHAGIATQNKVERMLADEGTSKEEIGYDEFLRRTWEWKEKHGGLITKQLRKLGVSLDWTRERFTMDEGLSEAVKEVFIKLYNDGLIYRGEYIVNWCPHDKTALADDEVNHEDKNGKIWEIRYPVKDSDEEFVIATTRPETMLGDTGVAVNPNDERYKHLIGKTVILPLMNREIPIVADEYVDMEFGTGVVKMTPSHDPNDFEVAKRTGLAFLNIFTEDAHVNENGGKYQGLERFDAREAILADLEEQGLLVGVKDHKNAVGHCYRCNSVIEPRVSTQWFVKMEPLAKRALEVVKNGKIQITPKRWEKVYYNWLENIRDWTISRQIWWGHRIPAYYAEDGTVFVAKSLEEAKIQAREKFGKDVNLTEETDVLDTWFSSALWPFSTLGWPNETEDLKKFFPTNALVTGADILFFWVARMVMMSLYIKNEIPFNYVYLHGIIRDEKGRKMSKSLGNSPDPLDLIAKYGADAIRFSFLYNTSQGQDIHFSEKLLEMGSAFANKVWNASRFVLSNLEDFDVSTTVDNSEFKLEDKWILSKLQTASKLINENMEKYELDAAAKLAYEFFRGDFCDWYVEIAKTRVYGQEGSDKVVAQWVLRHVLDKGLKMLHSFMPFITEEIWQKLQTGEETIMLSDFPEEEKEFINIDAEKEFDYLKEIISAIRNIRGEANVSPSKKIEVIFKTADENARNILQNNAKILDKLANVEKYEFNVEIPKLVGFRLVDTTEIYVPLAELIDLDKEIEKLEKKIEKTQVELDKVLKKLSNENFVNRAIPEAVEKERRIKEELENKISKFKESMNLYK from the coding sequence ATGCCAAACGAACTGAATAAAGTTTATTCACCAAATGAAATAGAAGATAAATGGTATAAAATATGGGAAGAAAAAGGGTATTTTAATGCACAGCACAATGCAGAAAAGCCAGGATATTCAATTGCTATTCCGCCGCCAAATGTTACAGGGATTTTGCATATGGGTCATATGCTTAACAACTCAATACAGGATGCGATTATTAGATATAAGAGAATGAGCGGATTTGATACACTTTGGATTCCGGGAATGGATCATGCTGGAATTGCTACGCAAAATAAAGTTGAGAGAATGCTGGCTGATGAAGGAACTTCTAAAGAAGAAATTGGGTATGATGAGTTTTTGAGAAGAACTTGGGAATGGAAGGAAAAACATGGCGGGCTGATTACAAAGCAGCTTAGAAAACTGGGAGTTTCACTGGACTGGACAAGAGAGAGATTTACTATGGATGAAGGGCTTTCGGAAGCTGTAAAGGAAGTATTTATCAAACTTTATAATGATGGGCTTATTTATCGTGGAGAATACATTGTAAACTGGTGTCCGCACGACAAGACGGCACTTGCTGATGATGAGGTAAATCACGAGGATAAAAATGGAAAAATCTGGGAAATCAGATACCCAGTTAAAGATAGTGATGAGGAATTTGTAATTGCTACAACTCGTCCTGAAACAATGCTTGGAGATACAGGGGTTGCAGTAAATCCAAATGATGAAAGATACAAGCATCTGATTGGCAAAACTGTAATTTTGCCTCTTATGAATAGAGAAATTCCGATTGTGGCAGATGAATATGTGGATATGGAATTTGGGACTGGGGTAGTTAAGATGACTCCGTCACACGATCCTAACGACTTTGAAGTGGCAAAAAGAACTGGACTTGCATTTTTAAATATTTTTACAGAAGATGCACATGTAAATGAAAATGGCGGAAAATATCAGGGGCTAGAAAGATTTGATGCTAGAGAGGCTATACTTGCTGATTTGGAAGAGCAGGGACTGCTAGTTGGAGTAAAAGACCATAAAAATGCTGTGGGGCATTGCTACAGATGTAATTCGGTTATTGAGCCAAGGGTTTCTACGCAATGGTTTGTAAAAATGGAGCCGCTTGCAAAAAGAGCTCTGGAAGTTGTAAAAAATGGAAAAATTCAAATTACGCCAAAAAGATGGGAAAAAGTTTATTACAACTGGCTGGAAAACATAAGGGACTGGACAATTTCACGTCAAATCTGGTGGGGGCACAGAATACCTGCCTATTATGCAGAAGACGGAACAGTTTTTGTGGCAAAAAGTCTGGAAGAGGCAAAAATTCAGGCACGTGAAAAATTTGGAAAAGATGTGAACTTGACGGAAGAAACAGATGTGCTTGATACTTGGTTTTCATCAGCATTATGGCCATTTTCAACATTGGGCTGGCCAAATGAAACTGAAGACTTGAAAAAATTCTTTCCAACAAATGCACTCGTTACAGGGGCGGACATATTATTCTTCTGGGTAGCAAGAATGGTAATGATGAGCCTTTATATAAAAAATGAAATTCCATTTAATTATGTTTATCTGCACGGAATTATACGGGATGAAAAAGGTAGAAAAATGAGTAAATCTCTAGGAAATTCTCCTGATCCCCTTGACTTGATAGCAAAATACGGTGCAGATGCAATAAGATTCAGCTTTTTATACAATACTTCACAAGGGCAGGACATCCATTTTTCAGAAAAACTGCTTGAAATGGGTTCAGCTTTTGCAAATAAAGTATGGAATGCATCAAGATTTGTGTTGTCAAATCTGGAAGATTTTGATGTTTCAACAACTGTGGATAATTCAGAATTTAAACTTGAAGATAAATGGATTTTATCTAAATTGCAGACTGCTTCAAAATTGATTAATGAAAATATGGAAAAATATGAACTGGACGCTGCTGCAAAATTGGCATACGAATTTTTCCGTGGAGATTTCTGTGACTGGTATGTAGAAATTGCCAAAACACGTGTATATGGACAGGAGGGTAGTGATAAAGTTGTGGCACAATGGGTATTAAGACACGTTCTTGATAAAGGGCTGAAAATGCTGCATTCATTTATGCCGTTTATTACTGAGGAAATTTGGCAAAAATTACAGACTGGCGAAGAAACAATTATGTTATCAGATTTTCCAGAAGAAGAAAAAGAGTTTATAAATATTGATGCTGAAAAGGAATTTGACTATTTGAAGGAAATTATTTCGGCAATTAGAAATATCCGTGGAGAGGCAAATGTTTCGCCATCTAAGAAAATTGAGGTTATTTTCAAGACAGCTGATGAAAATGCAAGGAATATTTTGCAAAATAATGCCAAAATACTGGATAAACTGGCAAATGTTGAAAAATATGAATTTAATGTGGAAATTCCAAAACTTGTAGGATTTAGATTGGTTGACACAACTGAGATTTATGTTCCGTTAGCAGAGTTAATTGACTTGGACAAGGAAATTGAAAAATTGGAGAAAAAGATTGAAAAAACTCAAGTTGAACTGGATAAAGTATTGAAAAAATTGTCTAATGAAAATTTTGTAAACAGGGCAATACCTGAAGCTGTGGAAAAAGAAAGAAGAATAAAAGAAGAGCTTGAAAACAAAATTTCCAAATTTAAAGAATCGATGAATTTGTATAAATAG
- a CDS encoding lipoprotein, with amino-acid sequence MKKLIILIMILFTLAGCSSTGKGTNSIHVGVGFSGL; translated from the coding sequence ATGAAAAAGTTAATTATTTTGATTATGATTTTGTTCACGCTTGCGGGTTGCAGCAGTACTGGAAAAGGGACAAATTCGATTCATGTTGGAGTAGGTTTTTCAGGACTTTAA
- a CDS encoding NfeD family protein: MGALFWAILSGTAAILEIIIPGLVTIWFALSALIVMFLANFIEDSLIQFLIFAVLSVIFLIFTRPVLRKYIESQRKTNFDASMKGTDVKIEKVVDTKQAEKEYEVKFKGSIWTGVSEEILSNGEIVKIKGFKGNKIILERK; encoded by the coding sequence ATGGGAGCATTATTTTGGGCAATTTTGTCAGGAACAGCGGCAATTCTGGAAATAATTATTCCGGGGCTTGTAACAATCTGGTTTGCACTTTCAGCTTTAATTGTAATGTTTCTTGCAAATTTTATAGAAGATTCGCTAATACAGTTTTTAATATTTGCTGTACTTTCGGTAATTTTCCTAATATTTACACGTCCAGTCTTGAGAAAATACATTGAATCGCAAAGAAAGACAAATTTTGATGCGAGCATGAAAGGGACTGATGTAAAAATTGAAAAAGTAGTCGATACTAAACAAGCTGAAAAGGAATATGAAGTAAAATTTAAAGGATCCATTTGGACAGGAGTAAGCGAGGAAATATTGTCAAATGGAGAAATTGTTAAAATTAAAGGCTTTAAAGGCAACAAGATAATTCTTGAAAGAAAATGA
- a CDS encoding SPFH domain-containing protein: protein MYWSLPLIVILIVIALIYIFKSIKIVPESRVLIIEKLGKYDRSLSSGLSFLNPFFDRVARSVSLKEQVVDFPPQPVITKDNATMQIDTVVYFQITDPKLYTYGVERPLSAIENLTATTLRNIIGDMTVDQTLTSRDIINTKMRQELDDATDPWGIKVNRVELKSILPPADIRVAMEKEMKAEREKRANILEAQAKREAAILVAEGEKQAAILRAEAKKEQQIKEAEGRAEAILSIQKAQAEALKLLNEAAPTKEVLSLKGMETFEKVADGKSTKIIIPSELQNLAGMVTAFSEFAKKDKDVEQK, encoded by the coding sequence ATGTATTGGAGTTTACCATTAATAGTTATTCTTATTGTAATAGCGTTAATTTACATTTTTAAATCAATAAAGATTGTACCAGAATCACGTGTACTTATTATTGAAAAATTGGGGAAATACGATAGATCCCTAAGTTCGGGGCTTAGCTTTCTGAATCCATTTTTTGACAGGGTTGCAAGAAGCGTGTCTTTAAAGGAACAAGTTGTGGATTTTCCTCCACAGCCTGTTATTACAAAGGATAACGCCACAATGCAAATTGATACAGTTGTTTATTTTCAGATAACTGATCCGAAGCTGTACACTTATGGAGTAGAACGTCCACTTTCAGCAATTGAAAATTTGACAGCAACAACTTTGAGAAATATTATTGGAGATATGACAGTCGATCAGACATTGACTTCAAGAGATATTATCAACACGAAAATGCGTCAGGAACTGGATGATGCAACAGATCCTTGGGGAATAAAAGTAAACCGTGTGGAATTGAAAAGCATCTTGCCACCAGCTGACATTCGTGTAGCAATGGAAAAGGAAATGAAGGCAGAACGTGAAAAAAGGGCAAACATTCTGGAAGCACAAGCAAAAAGGGAAGCGGCAATCTTGGTTGCGGAAGGAGAAAAACAGGCTGCAATTTTAAGAGCAGAAGCTAAAAAAGAACAGCAGATAAAAGAAGCAGAAGGGCGTGCAGAAGCAATCTTATCAATTCAAAAAGCACAAGCAGAAGCATTGAAACTGTTAAACGAAGCTGCACCAACAAAAGAGGTATTGTCATTAAAAGGAATGGAAACATTTGAAAAAGTGGCAGACGGAAAATCAACAAAAATCATTATTCCAAGCGAGTTACAAAATCTGGCTGGAATGGTTACTGCATTTTCGGAATTTGCTAAAAAAGATAAAGATGTGGAACAAAAATAG
- a CDS encoding N-acetylmannosamine-6-phosphate 2-epimerase gives MSKEELLEKLKGKLIVSCQALPGEPLYIENGTIMHLMAIAAEQAGAAGIRTNGIRDIEEIKKNLDLPVIGLIKKQYEGFPQHITVTMKEIDDLVKAKTDIIALDCTMRERPEAKTINEFIKKIREKYPDVLLMADISTFEEGVNAEKAGVDFVGTTLSGYTPYSKKSEGPDFELVENLAKTLHIPVIAEGKIHEPKQAKKMLELGAFAVVVGGAITRPLEIAQRFVREME, from the coding sequence ATGAGTAAAGAAGAATTATTGGAAAAATTAAAAGGGAAATTGATTGTTTCGTGCCAGGCGTTGCCTGGGGAGCCTCTTTATATAGAAAATGGGACTATAATGCATCTTATGGCTATTGCGGCAGAACAGGCTGGAGCAGCGGGAATAAGAACTAATGGAATAAGAGATATTGAAGAAATCAAAAAAAACTTAGATTTACCTGTTATAGGATTAATCAAAAAGCAATATGAAGGATTTCCTCAGCATATAACTGTAACGATGAAGGAAATAGATGATTTAGTGAAAGCTAAAACAGATATAATTGCACTAGACTGTACAATGAGAGAACGTCCTGAAGCAAAAACAATAAATGAATTTATAAAAAAAATTAGGGAAAAATATCCTGACGTGTTATTAATGGCAGATATTTCAACATTTGAAGAAGGCGTGAACGCTGAAAAAGCTGGTGTAGATTTTGTAGGAACAACGCTTAGTGGCTATACTCCCTACAGTAAAAAATCAGAAGGGCCTGATTTTGAATTAGTAGAAAATCTTGCTAAAACACTTCATATTCCAGTAATAGCAGAAGGAAAGATACATGAACCGAAGCAGGCGAAAAAAATGCTGGAATTAGGTGCGTTTGCAGTAGTTGTTGGAGGTGCTATAACAAGACCTCTTGAGATTGCTCAAAGATTTGTTAGGGAAATGGAGTAA